AATTGCCACAATGAAGTCAAAGAAGGCCTCCAGTCCGGCCTTCTGGCCCGGCGAGTTGTCTTGCACTTTGAGTACGTGGTAACCTGGAGACAATGAGAccattaacatttttttataCGATCATATGCATATATTGTTGTCCGTCTACGTGTACGTGTTCTGGTACGGTGCGTGTGTGAGGGTGCTTGCGATCTCTAATTGTGAGACCAACGACCGAAGACCGACAACGTAAGGTTTACGTGGTCCATGTCCTGTCCTCCCTCCTCTGGGTGTGTACGTTACCTTCTGTGCCCCCACCGGGTACGTGTATGCTGTGACTCGAACCCATCGTTTGATTGCGTCAAATTATTCGAAATGCACTATTAAATGCAgtgtttttaaataatttcggatgtgccaacaaaaaaattctGTTCTTCGTGGCAATGTAGTAGGGTTgtcaaaatattaaatatatcgatagattttaaatatttgacagCACTACTATGTTGTAAAAATAATACTGCAAGAATACCGCCTTTCGATAGGAAAtcaggtggtggtggtgggcgTTTTTCGATAgaaaaaatcgaatatacGCGAAAGTCTGAACCCTGAGCTTTTTCCAGCtaatgttaattttaaatgGCCAGTTTCTccttaaaaatgcatttattctTTCCAAGATGATGCTGGTGTTGTTATTGCTCTGAAACATCTACAAAACAATTATAAATTAGGTCTTAGTTTTAATCCTGAGGGCCTTCACTTCATGGCCGCCGCCacctgccactgctgttggTACTTGGCCACAGCCTCCCGATGTTTCAGCATATCCTTTTCCCTATAAAGAAAAATTTTAATACAATAAAGTCTAGCCGGGCTGGTGCTTTCTTACATGTTTTCCAGGGTATCGGTGGAACTCTTGAGTTCTTTGGAGATGTACTCAATGCGTTTGCCCACGTTCTGGCGTGaatcctccagctcctgcttcaCTAGCACAGGGCCAAACAGTTTGTAGACTTTGTTGTCTGGCCCCAAGAGATTCAGTTCGTCCAAAACGCACTTGTTCTCATTTAGCTGGCCTTCCAGTAGTGCGCGTTGTTTGACCATCTTCACGCAGGCTGCATGGAGCAAATGGTATTATTAAATTTGGACGGAAATGTGCGTCTCCATTTACATACACTTCTGAAGGTTTTGATATGACTCAACCTCGGTCTGCATTTTTTTGTACAACGCTGCACTGTTCTTGTCCATATTCATTGCGTTGAGTGAAGGTTTAATTAAGATATTTGGATCTCTAAAAACAGTTGTGCCGGCTCCGACTGTTGATAATTTTTACAATTcaagtcaaaaaaaaaaatctaagTGCTCTGCACGCTTCTATCggtgtgttggtgttgccaGATCGTCTGTATTGGAAGGTGGAACAGCTGTTGAGAAACAAtagaaaaatgttaaataaatcaaaaatgttaaataatgGAACGTAAGCGTATGGCTAAATGCTGAGACTACAGTCTTTTTCTCACGTTTTATTTCTTTGCCCTATTTCgctatacaatttttttacgcaaaatccaataaaagatTGTATTAATGTATTTATCCAAAAATGTATTaagaataagccagttaaaAAATAAGCcagtataaaattatgtgggcaggctAAATGTTATATAAATCCAATAATACTCGACAGaacatcaaaattgagcaatatggtttccaatcccTGACGGAGAACATTTAACCCATTGTAAGCcaattttccaccgaaaataatgaaaatgtaataagtttagcgcagttcaggtgaaagatatatGTAGTGCTTTTCtttaagttcagaggaaaAATGCCAtgaatctacaagaagaatttacaatcgttaatattgtccgccatttacctcaagtagttgaactatttaaatagagggggcttaagtgggctaagttcgttttttcatcatacgagacgctatattgttgttggGGAACCAAAATTGAgccaaaacaaatcaaagtcgagtatttaaaataatccagtcaagtagaaaatggATACATTAATTGGATGAAAtgatgtgggcagggctgagggatctagatagctagtaatattccacggaatataaAAGTCGAGGAatatataacttgaattcgtcattgtatttacggtatattttcaaaatgagacggtatattttggtatatttctgagggtcgcaCTGATAATAACGCTGAGACAAAAGCAAAAGGTTTCGCGCCGAAAAGGGAAACGGCAAAAACACGCAAAGCATCgcggaaaaaaaacaaaaactcatGCTAAATGGGTAAAACAAATGTGAATATGTTCTAAAATGTTAGCGCGTTGTTAGTCTGTGCGTggatattgtgtgtgtgtgcgcccaGCGGTTGCATTTCCAACAATTAGAGCACCCACCCCCCTCCATCCCACCATCCTCAGCAGTTCTCGCATCGTGACACACAAACGAACACACAATGGCCCCAGCGAAAAAAACGCGAGAAAGACAATGCAgatggcgctggcgctgcggCAAATGGCATTAACGGCGGATCGAACGCGGCTCATGGCCATGGAAATGGAGCAGATGGAACAAATGCTACGTTGGCAGCGCCAACGACCACGGggacggcagcggcagaggccaACGGGAAGCTCAATGGACACCAACAAGAGCAGGAACTCTTTTTGCAAGCATTTGAAAGTGAGTAGAAGTGGAGATTGAAGATTGGAGCgccagacagacaaacaaataaTGAATGGTTAATGCTGCTGATTTTCAGAGCCCACGCAAATCTATCGGTATCTACGCAACCGCCATGAGACAAACGTAAGTGGAGACCATCTAACACAACATAACATCTCCCAGACAGCGCGAGACGGCACATGCATTACATGTTCTCTTCTTGTTTTCCTTGGTGCAGCCCATATTCCTGAATCGAACGCTCTGCTATATGAAGGAGCGAATGTCGCGCACCAACAAGAAGCGGGCCACCTTCCAGATCAACTCCATGCTGGAGAGCATAATCCAAAAATCCGAAGCCGTAACACAAAACTACCTGCACGTTATCTACGACTCGCTACACGAGAAGATCAAATCATCGGACAGCGAtgagctgctgcaggagcaACTGCTCTGCGAAGCCGGTGAGTCGGTTTGTGTTGTGACCACGCTGTACAAGATCACGCGGAGCAAGCGCAAGGACAGCACGCTGGACTTTCAGGAGCTGCTCAGCAAGAGTTCGCAGATCGTGTACAATCCGAAGGATCGCATTGGCGAGCATGCCACCATCAGCATACCTCTGCAGGCCATGCGACCGATGGGTGAGCAGCATACGCTCTACAAGCTGCTCTTTAGGATCAAGGTTCTGTCGTCGCCCGCCACCACGTGCAATGATGAGAATGCAGGTAAAAACAGGATTAGTAGAGAGAAAAAACCTCTGTCCGAGACTGAGATTCGTCCTCCCGACGTCCTTTCCCATCCCATAGAAACCCCATCGAACAAGCGATCGCGTCCCAATGAGAAGATGTACGGCTCTGAGCTGATATTGTATGAAAAGTCGAGTGGATTCATCACCGAGGGCGAATACGAGGCCATGCTCCAGCCGTTAAACTCGTCGAGCATCAAGTCCTTCTCACCAAAGAAATGCACCTGGGAGACGATGCCCGATAGCTACATTCCACTCTCGCTCACCTACGATGTCTACCAACAGAGTCCGATGCTGAAATTCCATCTGACGCTGTCCAACGAGCAGCTGCCAGAGACAATATCGGCACGGGAACTCCAGCGCTATGTCCATCATCTGGACGCCGTTGCCGATGCGGTCAATCACAATAACAATCATttcaataataacaataactgCAGTGGTGGCAGCAACCTCAAGAATAATGGCATTTGCAAGACAACGCCCCCCGAACACATCCAGATCGTATACAATTTCATGTACAGCAACAATACGCGCCAGCAGACTGAATACACGCAGGAGCTGAACTGTCCCTGGTGCGGTCTGGACTGTCTGCGTCTGTACGCCCTGCTGAAGCATCTGAAGCTATGCCATGCCCGGTTCAACTTCACCTACCAGCCCGCAGGCAGTGGTGCGCGCATCGATGTCACCATTAATGATGCGTACGATGGATCGTACGCTGGATCCCCCTACGATCTGGCCGGGCCATCGGGCTCGTCGTTTGCCCGCACCTGCGGCCCTGTTCGGCGCACTTCGGTGACCAGCCTAATGGTGTGCCGGCCCAGGAGGCAGAAGGCGAGCCTGGATGAGTTCCTGGAGCTAGATGAGGACGATATCAGTAACCAGCGTTCGTACATAACAGGTCACAACAGGTAAGGCATACAGCGCACTGGACAAGTATCAGGCAAGATGTGATAATTGTGAAAATAATGCTTTAAAGGCTATACCATCATACGGAGACCTGTCTGCCCGTGCATCCCAAGGAGCTGGACATTGACTCGGAGGGCGAGAGTGATCCGCTGTGGCTGCGCCAGAAGACCATACAGATGATTGACGAGTTCTCCGACGTCAACGAGGGGGAGAAGGAGCTGATGAAGATATGGAATCTGCATGTGATGCGTCACGGATTCGTGGGCAACTGCCAGCTGCCATTGGCCTGCGAAATGTTCCTCGATGCCAAGGGCCATGAGATCGTGCGCAAGAATCTCTATCGCAACTTCATCCTGCACATGTGCTCCCTCTTCGACTATGGACTCATCTCGAACGAGCACGTATACAAGACGGTGCAGAAGCTGCAGGGTCTGCTCAGCAAATATACGGCCGGGCAAGAGCTAATGCAGCGCCAGCATAAAGCCCAGCTCGAGTACTGGCTGGACGTGGGAATGCACAAGAAGCAGGAGGACCTCAAGGCCCACAAGTCCCCACAGAAGATGTCCGCACTGTCCTCTAGTACAGACAGACCAACTACCTCCTCCAACAgtgcagcggcggctgccagcagcagctcgaatGCAGCTATGCAGCCGCCCAAGCGAATGCCGGCTCATCTGAAGCGGGCCAGTGCCgcggctgctgcggccgctgctgctgcagcagcttccGGCCAGGACAATGGATCTGCCAACAATAGCAAGAATGTGGCCAAAAAGTCCGCCGATCAGCCGCTTGCCACATTGCCCAATACACGGGAACGGCGCTCCGACCCCAGTCTGAAACGCAGCGGTACTCGGTTGAGcactggagctgctgctgccacctcTGCGGCTGCCACATCGAAGCGCAAATTGAGCCCCAAAGGTAAGTACTACCCACGGACATCTGACATCCGACATCCGCCATTCGCCATCCGACGTCCATAGAGTGTGGCATTCAATGGCATTTCATCTCGATCTCATCGTCATTTTGCTTGGTCTCAAAATGCAACATTCTCACCGTAGAAGTGAGGCACATCATGtgacatgtgtacatatatccattGTTGGGGGAATCACTAGCAGATGCATATCCCCATAtccatcctccatccatccatccatctatcgtGTCATGAGCTCTcacaaaaaatgaacaaaattcCAAATTTCTATCCAAAATTTATACATATCTGACGACGACGGTCTACGTCGAtcgtctctctttctctttgttttgttttgtttttttttatctgtgtttctgtttcttgtgCGTTTTGGATGtatttttcgctctctctctctgaatgtGAACCATGCCGATCGATCCGATAGATGTGGAGcaagcggcggcggcggatgATGCGCCCGAAGTGATTGCTCCTCACAATGACAACGCGTGGGTCGATGTGGGTattgaagatgaagatgaggatgaggataatgatgaggatgaggataatgatgatgctgatgttgAAATTGATGTCGAGATCAATGGAATTGCCCTGCCAGTTGATGTTGATGACTGCGTAGGCAATTTGTAGTAATAACTGACCATTAATTAATGAACATTTCtcaccaaacaaaaacaaaatcaaacatcACCTCTTCAGATAATACAGCGCAGAGGAAGCGTCAGCGGTACAgcgaaggcagcagcagcagcaacagcaacaccggaggagcagcaggaggaggagcagcagcaggaggaggaggaggaggagagaccGGAACGAGTCgcaacaaaagcaataatAATAGCCACCAAACACTGCCAGCAccaaccagcaacagcaagaaacGCTTAGTTGCGCGATCCCGCTCGACCTCAGAGAGAACCAGCAAGTCCTCATCCACAGGAGCAGGATCTGGAGCAGCAtcaggtggaggaggagcaggagtgcGTACCAGGCTCTCAGTGCCGCTGGCCAAATACGAGAAGCGCTGACGCAAGCAaagacgctgctgctgctgctgctcctccaccaCATCGACAGCCCAAAACTGACTAAAGCATCGCATCGTATTGCTGCTTACCTTACCATacacatatagtatatatagtatattgtTTTTGACAGGCACTTCTACCATTATCGCTGTAGCTCTTTATATTGTGTTAAATTCTAATCAACGCCTTATGTTGGACCATTGTTTTAAAGCCTTTTGCATATAGTATATTGTTTTTGACAGGCACTTTTTCATTATCGCTGTAGTTCTTTATATTGTGTTAAATTCTAATCAATGCCTTATGTTGGGCCTTTGTTTTAAAGCCTTTCCACGGTTTAAacagcattttttttttaatgtcaACCTAAGCTTAAAGTTATAAGTCCTTGCTGGAATGCGAGCAATTTCGCACGAGTCTTGGCAGAACAGCGTAtcatttgcatacattttttgaTGGCAATGAACACCGTACAATGATCTGATAATTGTGCTTAAATGATAATTTATGATTGTCTTTCGTGGCAATTACTTAATAGACCACAGAGACATTcaaacatacatacgtatacaGGGCTGAGGGCAACCCATTCAACAATCAATTGAACAACTAATGAACCATTCGTAGACCTAAGAGTAAGGAAATGCTGCTGCCGTGGGAAAATGTAAATCAGCTTTTAATTGTATGAAAAGGACAAAAATGTATCAATTGTAATTAGCAAAGAgtatatgcaaaaaaatatatatttacggCATAAGCGCGAGTCTATTTTAAAAGCAAAAACGTGCGTTTTTTGAGCGAGCAATTCCAAAACTAATGAAACGCCAATACGCTATATCatacacctacacctacacctacatTTACTATACACATCCGTAcgtacataaataaaattcacttCAAACCCACACtcaaagaaaaagcaaaccaaaatgGATCTATTTGTACAGAGCATTGGGCTTGTCCTTGCTTCCATTGCCCTCAGATTTGAAAAGTGCAAAAGAGAATgcccgagaatgcaaaaacaaaatgcacgCAGTGCGGGTTATTGATTCGTGATTGGATATGATTGTTCAGAGCTTGGCGATCCTCAGCTCGTTCCAAAACCACTTGCAGATATTGATATTTGCTTTGGCCGCTGACTTGCCTCCTatattctgattctgattttgATAGACTTGCCTTTGAAAATAAACCCAAAACTGATGCAGAAACTAAGAAAAACGATGTATGTATGACAGCTCCATGTTTTGTGCTTTGCGTAAGATTACCATCTTATCCTAGTGGATTATTGATGCCAGGGATGATGTGGATAGCCCTGCCTAAACTTCACAGTTCGCTGTTCGATCCACTAGAAACCAGAAATCCACTATTATACCTTCGGCTTTGCAGATCGAATTTGGCTAGAGCCCTAGAGACCCTATCACAGCTCTACTCAAGCTATACTCGATCACTACGAATCCTGCCTTCAGTCAGATTCGGATCACCCTGAATCACTGAAAACCAAGTGCAAACATTCGTCTTCTTCTGCCCGATACTCGAAGAatatttgtggtgaaagtggatcccagaaggaagcgtccccataaagtatatatattcttgatcagcctAGACGATATAGCCATGTTTGTCTGTCTTAAAGACTATAacagctagagcaaccaaattttgtgtgTAGGCTCCTGGAATATCACACTGAATCAGCAGATGGCTGAATCTGCGCcatcttcctcgtgcagtgtgcggcCCCCGTCGGAGGAGAgcggttgttgttggtttaagatggaagagagggagagacggatCAAATATTCTAGAATTCTGATCGAATAGGTCATTAGGTGGGTAAGGTGGGTAAGGTGACAAGTGCCAGCAAAATTGAGAGATCGATCCCTCCCCCCCGTTGGAAAGCAAgagagcagaaggagaagcaaTAAGCCAGCAAATTTGTGTGTTGCTTTCTCATTCTCTTCACCAGAAAATCCAATGGAGACTGAGCGAGAAAAGAGaaccgaatcgattcggttGCCTGCTCTAATTGAGGTTCTTATGCTCGGCCTATAATCCAATATCCCTGTACCACTTTGTATGTGAGCGAGGATAGGATACCTAGCTCTTTAAGATCTGATTGGTTACATTTTTCCTCGATCATTATCTTACCAATCCTTCCTGCATGCAAGCGACCGGTTGGTCATACAGCAGCGCCCCTCAGTCGGTTGGGCTTTGGCTTAATGTCTCATGGGGCACTTGATATAATATTTAACATAACATAATACAGAGCTCTGTTCTCTGCTTAATTCGAAATTCGAAAAGTGAGCCATCCCTGAGCCTCAGCGCATTGTCTCCCTTCTCTGGGAATGGCCTTTCGGGCAATTCCATTGATGTTTTATAAGTAGatataattgtttattaatgACATTTGAAAGCAATTgccgaaaagaaaacaagttCTTCATATTGTTGGGGTGTTCCGTTGCCGAACCTTAAATTTCTCGCCTGAACTTAACTAATAGATGATCCGATGATCGATGATCGGTGATTGAATCTTTCTATTTGACAAAATTGGGATTCTTTTTCAGTATGACGAATCCCTCCATGACCGGCGTCAGGGCCAGATACTCGTCGGTGGCCAGCTCGGCCCGCTCGCCGATGGCCAGCAGGACGGGCGTTGTGTGCGTTTGGAAGCCAGTGATGGTCTTCGGCTTGCCAGCCTGTCCGACCACATCGATGGCAATGCCCACGCGCACAGGGACCTGCAGCTGGTTGAGCTCCTCGTCGAAGGTGATCAGCATGCGGGCCTGCATGGCCGGGACCAAAGTGTAAAGCAGATAGTGGGAGCGATTGAGGATCAGGTTCTTCACATCCAGCAGCGAGACCAGCGTGGCCATCAGTCCGGCAACTGCCATGGGGTTCATCAGCTGGCGATCGCTGTGGTAGGGACTCAGCGAGAGGGTGCCCTTGCCCAAATGGGTCAGGCTCTGGGCAATGCGCACCATAAACAGATTGCTGGGATCCTTCGAGTGATACTGGGCCAGCTGGCGCAGCATGGAGGCCAGTCGGGCATTGTTGGTGCCGGCTCCCACGAGACCCATGGCGAAAATGGCATTGTGTGCCACCTCCGCATCGCTGTCGTGCGAGAACTTGCTCAGCGTATCCAGGATGTTCAGCTTGGGATTGGAGGCGGATATCAGGCCCAGGGCCAAAGGCACGGAGCGCCTAATGGCCGGCTCGCAGTAGCGCAACAGGTTGCCAAACGAGCGGTAGGCCATCTCGGCGCCAATGTCCTCTCCCATGGCAATCAAGGCAATGCCAAGAACGGCAATCGCTTGTGTGGCCGACAGATCCTTCTCGCGCTCCTTatctttctccttctccttttccttGTCCTGCTAAAATGGGAACTCACAAAATAGTTAGAAATAGTTACAGATAAAGAATGAAGGAGCTACCTTATCCTTGCCCTTGTCCTTCTTGCTCTTCTCCTTCTCGTCGTCGGCGCTGACAGTCTCATAGTGATCGGAGCAGatgtgcagcagctgctggatcTTCAAAACATTGCCAGTGCCGGCATAGGCACAAATGTCCACCATGGTGGTCGCCATACTGCGATAGGGCTCCTCTAGAACCTCCAGCGTCATCATCACCGCTTCGGTGGACTTTTGACGACCCAGATAGAGGAGACCCAGGCCCAAGAACAGGAATCTTGTGTAGGTATCCTTGAGATCGGACTTGGTCAACCCCATGATGGTCTGCAGCAGGATCTCGGTGATCTCTGAATTGCAGGAACCCACACTGATCAGACCCAGCGACAGAGCCGTGATGCCGAGTATCTCCACGCTGGCGGAGGTCTTGTTGCTGCCAAACGAGAACACCGTCTTGAGGGTGTCGATCACAATGGAGCGATTGGAGCCGGCATAGGCGatgcccaggcccaggatAGCGCCCACACGCATGCAATTGTTCTGGTTCTCAATGTAGTCCGAGAGCAGGGCATGGGCCGGATCGACCTCGTTGCGAATGCCGCAATTAACGATGCCGCAGGCCAGCAGGGCACCCGACTTAATGTTGTCATCCGTGGAATACAGATACTTGTCGATCATGGTTAGACCGCCATCGACATCCCAGAGCAGGATCAGACCCAGGGAGGCGGTGGCCGATAGCATGCCGTGCTCCTTGTTCTTGTACAGCCACTTATTGCCATCCTCGGACAGCAGCTTGTCCACACCGAAGCCCGCGTTGACGAAGCCATTGACAAAGCTGGCGGCCAGATTCTGCTTGGCCGAGTCCACCTGAATGGAGGCGAAACGCGATCGCGAGTTGTCCAGATGCGACTTGTAAATATCCTCCGGTGTCTTGGGCTCCATGATGTCCAGCTCACGGGCCAGATTGAGGAAGTGCTTGTTCAAATTCGCATTCGACATGATCTCCATGAGGTCATCGTAGTCCTGCACCGACTCGTCCAGCTCCAGGCAGATTTGCTGGCGGGCCAGCATGAAGGCCAACTGTTTCTGCATGCCCGGCTCCTTGGGCTCTTTGAAGATCTCCCCAATCTTGTCCATGTCATTCAGCATCAGGGCCAGCCGCATGGCCTGGGTATGCTGCGTGAACTTGCGCGACAGCTGCAGGGCCGTCTCCAGTATGATGGTGTTGTCCGGCTCGGGGACATACGGATAGCAGGACTGCAGGTACAAACAGACACGGGGATAGGCCGACTCGTCCACATACTCGCTGAGCAAATGCAGATGATCGATTTCGATCAGCAAGTCACAGGCATCCGCCTCAGCATTGTGCTCCATGTTGTAGGGAATAATCTGCTTGACCAGCTCAATCAGCTGGGTGCGGAAGTCGCCCGTCGTGTCGTGATAGTGGGCGGATATCTCACCGGACAGATGGCGCACATACTCGTGGCCCCACTCGCCGATCTTTTGCTTACGATCGCACAGGAACCTGTAGGCCAGACAATCCTTGCCACTGCCCATGGTCATCGAGAGCACCGATATAATGTCGGCGCACAGCTGCCGCGTCTGCTCGTCGGGCATCTGTTTATAGACGGTCTTCATCGTCTCGTAGTGGGGGCGCATGAACTTCAGGGGTTTGGGCACCGAAGTCATCGATGTGGTGGAGGCACGTATCAACTTAGCCATCATTTCCAGCGCTGGCTGGTACAACTTTATGTCGTTCTCCTGCAGACGCAGCACGAGCATCTCCAGTtcctcctgcagctgctgatcCTCGTCCGACAGCTCGGGCTGCTCCTTATCGTCTTTCTTTGCTTTGTCATCGCTGGAATCTCCCTGTTTCGCCTTCAAATCCTTGGGATCGGCAACTGCcggctccttctgctcctgcttaaTCTCACCCGTCATGTTTCAACTACGAATATTTCTACGACTTTCGTTTGAGAaccttgtttaatttttgattttgcaGTAAATGCGGCGTTCACTTTTCGTTCCTcttttttatctttttttttccttgtTTCTGAATTACACAGCGCTTTTTGGTACAGTGTGACCGCAGACTtatcgatcaaatataccgtccTATCGTcataaatataccgaaacatttgaaaaatataccgtaaatatactgacaaattaaatttctatTTAACATATTCCtcatttttgatattccgtggaatattaatAGATAGATACCCGATTCAAAGAGAGCGTAAAAGAGAGCCTTCACCGATTTGAAGAGAGCAAAAAGAGCCAATAACCGTTTGAAGAAagtcgatactatcgactggatgcgagtggtgcgcgccaaatagaaattgtttgatAGTGAATGAGCGAAAagcatttaaatgcaatctaTTGGAATAATTGATTTAAATCGTTTGCTTGAAATGACTATGGAAACCATCAATATAGGCAAACATCGATAGGCAGCCATATTCCGTAGTGTTGGGTAAACAAAATCTGCAATCTTTTTTCAACACTTAAGCTCTGATTTCAAACACGTTTCCATTTGTTATTAATGAATTAAGTTAAATATAtccaagaaaaacaaaatgttgagggtaacacaaacaaaaaacgcccTGCTGGATGGGGCCACAATAGCAGAAGATCTATACACAACACCAAAGGACTGCGAAGAGGGCTTCGAGAGCCTCGAGTTGCCGGGCAAGAACCCAAAAAAACTGAGCCCACGTTCAACATGCAAGTGtctaattaaatattaaatgaagTTGTTTATATTGACCATCCATGTGTTTTTATGCAGTCCTTCGTGCTGGAGTTCTGACAACAGTTCGGGGCTCCGCTTACATGGAATATGGCAACACAAAAGTCATGGCCATTGTGGCGCCTCCACACGAGATGATGCGCGCCACCGCCCGCCGCATGAACATGGGCGTCATCAATTGCTTTGTGAACTTTGCGGCCTTTGCCACCGGGGAGCTGGAGTCGGTGCCGGAGCGCGAAAAGCACCTGGGCAGCATGTTGTCCAAGGCCCTGGAGCCAGTTGTCTGCCGCACAGAGTTCCTCAACTTCCAGCTGGACATCCG
The sequence above is a segment of the Drosophila pseudoobscura strain MV-25-SWS-2005 chromosome X, UCI_Dpse_MV25, whole genome shotgun sequence genome. Coding sequences within it:
- the Rpn1 gene encoding 26S proteasome non-ATPase regulatory subunit 2 isoform X1, whose translation is MTGEIKQEQKEPAVADPKDLKAKQGDSSDDKAKKDDKEQPELSDEDQQLQEELEMLVLRLQENDIKLYQPALEMMAKLIRASTTSMTSVPKPLKFMRPHYETMKTVYKQMPDEQTRQLCADIISVLSMTMGSGKDCLAYRFLCDRKQKIGEWGHEYVRHLSGEISAHYHDTTGDFRTQLIELVKQIIPYNMEHNAEADACDLLIEIDHLHLLSEYVDESAYPRVCLYLQSCYPYVPEPDNTIILETALQLSRKFTQHTQAMRLALMLNDMDKIGEIFKEPKEPGMQKQLAFMLARQQICLELDESVQDYDDLMEIMSNANLNKHFLNLARELDIMEPKTPEDIYKSHLDNSRSRFASIQVDSAKQNLAASFVNGFVNAGFGVDKLLSEDGNKWLYKNKEHGMLSATASLGLILLWDVDGGLTMIDKYLYSTDDNIKSGALLACGIVNCGIRNEVDPAHALLSDYIENQNNCMRVGAILGLGIAYAGSNRSIVIDTLKTVFSFGSNKTSASVEILGITALSLGLISVGSCNSEITEILLQTIMGLTKSDLKDTYTRFLFLGLGLLYLGRQKSTEAVMMTLEVLEEPYRSMATTMVDICAYAGTGNVLKIQQLLHICSDHYETVSADDEKEKSKKDKGKDKQDKEKEKEKDKEREKDLSATQAIAVLGIALIAMGEDIGAEMAYRSFGNLLRYCEPAIRRSVPLALGLISASNPKLNILDTLSKFSHDSDAEVAHNAIFAMGLVGAGTNNARLASMLRQLAQYHSKDPSNLFMVRIAQSLTHLGKGTLSLSPYHSDRQLMNPMAVAGLMATLVSLLDVKNLILNRSHYLLYTLVPAMQARMLITFDEELNQLQVPVRVGIAIDVVGQAGKPKTITGFQTHTTPVLLAIGERAELATDEYLALTPVMEGFVILKKNPNFVK
- the Rpn1 gene encoding 26S proteasome non-ATPase regulatory subunit 2 isoform X2, which encodes MTGEIKQEQKEPAVADPKDLKAKQGDSSDDKAKKDDKEQPELSDEDQQLQEELEMLVLRLQENDIKLYQPALEMMAKLIRASTTSMTSVPKPLKFMRPHYETMKTVYKQMPDEQTRQLCADIISVLSMTMGSGKDCLAYRFLCDRKQKIGEWGHEYVRHLSGEISAHYHDTTGDFRTQLIELVKQIIPYNMEHNAEADACDLLIEIDHLHLLSEYVDESAYPRVCLYLQSCYPYVPEPDNTIILETALQLSRKFTQHTQAMRLALMLNDMDKIGEIFKEPKEPGMQKQLAFMLARQQICLELDESVQDYDDLMEIMSNANLNKHFLNLARELDIMEPKTPEDIYKSHLDNSRSRFASIQVDSAKQNLAASFVNGFVNAGFGVDKLLSEDGNKWLYKNKEHGMLSATASLGLILLWDVDGGLTMIDKYLYSTDDNIKSGALLACGIVNCGIRNEVDPAHALLSDYIENQNNCMRVGAILGLGIAYAGSNRSIVIDTLKTVFSFGSNKTSASVEILGITALSLGLISVGSCNSEITEILLQTIMGLTKSDLKDTYTRFLFLGLGLLYLGRQKSTEAVMMTLEVLEEPYRSMATTMVDICAYAGTGNVLKIQQLLHICSDHYETVSADDEKEKSKKDKGKDKDKEKEKEKDKEREKDLSATQAIAVLGIALIAMGEDIGAEMAYRSFGNLLRYCEPAIRRSVPLALGLISASNPKLNILDTLSKFSHDSDAEVAHNAIFAMGLVGAGTNNARLASMLRQLAQYHSKDPSNLFMVRIAQSLTHLGKGTLSLSPYHSDRQLMNPMAVAGLMATLVSLLDVKNLILNRSHYLLYTLVPAMQARMLITFDEELNQLQVPVRVGIAIDVVGQAGKPKTITGFQTHTTPVLLAIGERAELATDEYLALTPVMEGFVILKKNPNFVK